In Phaseolus vulgaris cultivar G19833 chromosome 10, P. vulgaris v2.0, whole genome shotgun sequence, a single genomic region encodes these proteins:
- the LOC137818419 gene encoding TATA-box-binding protein-like, with product MADQVLEGNQPVDLQKHPSGIVPTLQNIVSTVNLDCKLDLKTIALQARNAEYNPKRFAAVIMRIREPKTTALIFASGKMVCTGAKSEQQSKLAARKYARIIQKLGFPAKFKDFKIQNIVGSCDVKFPIRLEGLAYSHGAFSSYEPELFPGLIYRMKQPKIVLLIFVSGKIVLTGAKVRDETYTAFENIYPVLTEFRKNQQ from the exons ATGGCTGACCAAGTCTTGGAAGGGAACCAGCCGGTGGATCTACAGAAGCATCCTTCTGGGATCGTGCCCACCCTTCA AAATATTGTGTCCACCGTCAATTTGGACTGTAAGTTGGACCTCAAAACAATTGCACTACAAGCTCGTAATGCTGAGTACAATCCCAAG CGTTTTGCTGCTGTTATTATGAGGATAAGAGAGCCCAAAACAACTGCACTTATTTTTGCTTCTGGCAAGATG GTTTGTACTGGAGCTAAGAGTGAACAACAGTCTAAATTGGCAGCCAGGAAG TATGCTCGTATCATCCAAAAGCTTGGTTTCCCTGCCAAATTTAAG GATTTCAAAATTCAGAACATTGTTGGCTCTTGTGATGTCAAGTTCCCCATACGACTGGAGGGTCTTGCATATTCTCATGGTGCTTTCTCAAGT TATGAACCAGAGCTGTTTCCAGGTCTAATCTACCGTATGAAGCAACCTAAAATAGTCTTACTTATATTTGTTTCTGGAAAAATTGTTCTAACCGGAGCTAAG GTGAGAGATGAGACGTATACTGCGTTTGAGAACATATATCCTGTGCTTACTGAATTCAGGAAAAACCAACAATG A